Within Microterricola gilva, the genomic segment AGGAGGCGATGCCGGCGGAGAGCTGGCGCGCCGTGACGGCGTGCGTGCCCTCGCCGAGCTCCGCGCCGTCGGAGCCGCGAGTGATCGTCGCCGACCACGCTCCCGTCCGGGCATCGGCCGTTGCCGTGACTGGTGCGGTGGCAGCACGCCCGACGCCGGCGATCGTCAACTCGACGCGGGCACCGGGGTCGGCCGTGCCGCTGACGATGGGGAACAATGTCGAGTTCCCCGTGTCGACACCGTCGACCGAGGGCGCGGCCGGAGCCGACGGGACGACGGGCGGCGTGCTCGGTGTGGGCGAGGCGCTCGGCTGCGGCGGTGCCGCGGGCGCAGGGGTGTCCACCTCGACCAATTCGGGTTCAGGTGGGAGGGGCACCGGGATCGTGCTCGGCTGCGGGGTCGGCGCGGCGATGGACTCGTCCGGGGACCCGTCCGGTGAAGCATCGGGGGTGGGGAGCGAACCGTCGGCGACGGTGCTCGGCGGTGCCGGGTGTTGCGCGAACAGGGTCGGCCCGAGCGCAACGGCGGCCACGACGCCGGCCGCGACGGCGACAACGCCGACGATGCCGGCGACGGTCATGCCGCTCACCGAGCCCGAGCTGTTCGTGCTCGAGCCGACCGCGGTACCGCCGGCTGCGATGCCGCCGGCCGTGATGCTCGCCGGCATCGCCCCGACCGCCAGCTGGCTCGCCGGCCCACCGGTCTGCAACCAGTGCGCGTATGCGGCGGCGCCTCCGATGCCGGCCGTGAGTGGCAACAGCACGAGCGCAAGTCGGGAGCCGACGTCCCTGGCCTCCGACGCGGCGATGGTGCATCTGGCGCAGTCGTCCAAGTGCTTCTCGAGCCGGGTGGTGTCGCGCGGGGAGAGGCTGCCACGCGTGTACGTGCCGAGGCGTTCGATGCTCCACCTGCAGTCGTCGTCGGCCGAGACCGCATTGAGGTGCGCGCCGATCCAGGCTTGTCGCAACCCTTCCCTGGCGCGGTAGCTGAGCGCTGCGACGCCATTCGCCGACATCCCGAGCAGCGGCGCGATCTGGGCGGGCGTCATCGACTCGACCTCGCTGTACCAGAGCACCTCCTGCCACCGCGTTGGAAGGGTGCGGAACGCCGTCGCGGTGAGGCCACGGTCGAGGGCGAGCAGGCCGGCATCCTCGCTGCTGCTCGGGTCTTCGAAGCTCTCGAGGGTGTCGATCGAGGTTTCGCGCCTGGCCCTGCCCCAGCTTGAGGCTGTGTTGCGGATCGTCGTGAACAGATACGGCCGGAAGGCCGCGGTGGGGCCGCGGCCCTTCTGCAGCAGTTGGTAGATGCGCGTGAACGACTCGGAGACGAGGTCGTCCGGATCGAGGCTGGAGGTGAAGGACCGTGCGACCGTGCGACCGGCTGCCGCGTGACGTTTCCACAGCTCGGCGAATGCGGGGGAATCGCCCTGCTTGCACCGCTCGATGAGCTGCGAATCCGAGCTCGCGGCGACGGCGGGCGGCGTCGCGCCGCCGTCTTCTGGGGAGCTGTGGTCTGTCACAGGGCTGTCGTATGGCCTTCGTCGTCGGGTCGAAAAGGGTGTCGGCATGCGGCAGGAGGGTAAGTCCGGAATCATGCTTACGTTGAGAGACGCGGCGCGGTGACATCTATGACGCGAGAATCGCGAGAAATCTCAGAATCTCCACGCTAGCGCGACCGTCGTAGTGGCAGTGTCAGAAAGTCCTGTGAATCGGCGTCATGATTCCGAGGATCTGCACTCTCTCCGAGTGAGAGGGAGGCGCACCCGAAGCGAATCCCCCTCGACTCAAGGGGACAGAGTGCTCGAGCATCGCTCGTGCACGGGGGACTGGTGGCGCTTCGGCGTCGCCGCGGGGTCGGGGCGCCGGGCAGAGAGCCCGGCGCCCCTCGACCACCGGGATCAGGCGGGGAGCGGCGTACCGTTCGCCCAGACCGCCGCGACGGAGAAATCGTCGCGCATGATGACGGCGTCTGCCGCGAAACCGACGGCCAGGGCACCGAGATCGGCAGCGCGCCCGATCGTGCGGGCCGGCACGGCGGTGACGGCGTCGATTGCGGTCGCCATGTCGACACCGACCTCGTTCACCGCGCGGCGCACGGCGTCGTCGAGCGTCAGTGTCGAGCCGGCGATCGATCCGCCCTCGACGAGTCGGGCGACGCCGCCCTGCACAGTGACGGCGAGCGCTCCGAGCATGTACTCGCCGTCGGCCGAGCCGGTCGCGGCCATGGCGTCGGTGATGAGGGCGATGCGGCCGGGGGCCGACGCGAAGGCCATGCGCACGACCTCTGGGTGCACGTGGGTACCGTCGTTGATCACTTCGAGGGTGACCCCCGGCGTGTGCGTCGCCGCGGCCACGGGGCCGGGTGCGCGGTGGTGGATGCCACGCATGCCATTGAAGGCATGCGTCAGAATGCTGGCACCGGCGTCGAAGGCGGCGCGGCTCTGCTCGTAGTCGGCCGCGGTGTGGCCGACGGCCACGGCCACGCCGGCGTCGACGAAACGGCCGATCGCGGCGGTCGCCCCGGGCAGCTCAGGCGCCAGTGTGATCTGGCGGAGGGTGCCGGCCGCGGCGTCGAGCATGGCGTCGAGCTCGCCGGCATCCGCTTGCCGCAGCAGGCTCTCGTTGTGCGCTCCCTTGAACTCGAGGTCGAGGAAGGGGCCCTCCAGGTGCGAGCCGAGCACGAGCGGGTCGGTTGCGGCGAGCCCCGCGATGACGCTGAGGCTCTCGAGGAGGTTGGCGCGCGTGTTCGTGACGAGCGAGATGACGGAGCGGGTGGTGCCGTGCGCGCGGTGCACGGCGAGGCCGGTGCGGATGCCCTCGGCGCCGTCGTCGAAGGCGGCGCCGCCTGCGCCGTGACAGTGGATGTCGACGAATCCCGGCGTCAGCCAGTGGCCGCCGGCGTCGGTGACGGCTGTCTGCGGCCCGGCCAGCTCACGCCAGCCGTCTGCCGCGCCGACGGCGAGGACGAGCGGGCCGGAGAAGGCCACCCACGCATCACGCATGATGGAGCCTCCGCTGACGAGGCGGGCGGAATGGATGACAACGGTTGCAGTACTCACTCGGCGATGATCACGTCATATCCGTGCTCGGTCAAGGCGGCGCGCTGCTCCGGCGTGATCCCGGTGTCGGTGATGAGCGTTCCGAACAGCCGGGCGTCGCCCATCGTGGCGAACGCCTTCTTGCCGATCTTGCTGGAATCGGCGACGAGAACCGCGCGGGCGGCCCTGGTGGCCATGAGCCGGTTGACGTTCGCCTCGCGCTCGTCGTGCGCTGTCGGCCCGAGGACGGGGTCGATCCCGTTGACTCCGATGAAAGCGATGTCGAGCGCGATGCTGTTGAGGACGACGTCGGCGTAGCCGCCGACGAGCTCGTAGGAGCGGGAGTGGACGACGCCGCCGGTGACGACCGTCTTGATCTGCGGGCGCATCGCCAGCTGGGCGGCGATGTTGATCGCATTGGTCACGACGGTGAGGTTGGCGTGCGGGCCGGCCTCCATCAAGTCGGCGCGGGCGCCGAGCGCTGAGGCGATGGCCGTCGACGTCGTGCCTCCGCAGAGGCCGACGACGGCGCCGCGCGGCGTCATCGCACTCGCGTACTGGGCGATCATCACCTTGCTGTCCGCGTTCTGCTGGTGCTTGTAGCGCAGCGGCAGGTCGTAGGCGACGGTCTGGCCGACCGCGCCGCCGCGGGTGCGGGTGAGGAGCTGCTGCTCCGCGAGGGTGTCGAGATCGCGTCTCGCCGTGGCCGGTGAGACGGCGAGCTTGCTGACGATCTCGTCGACCTCAACCTGACCGGTGTCGGCGAGCAGGTCCAGCACGGCATTGAGCCGTTCGGCTCGATTCACGGTGTTCCCCCCTCGGTTGTTGCGCCCGTCGACGGGCGCAACGCGAACAATTCAAGCAGCCTGGCGGCCTCGCCGGTGACCGCCGTGCGCCCCGGCGCAACGTACTTGCGGGAATCCACGAGCGCTGGGTTCGCGGTCAACGCCTCGCGCACGGCCGCGGTGAAGTGGCCGTTGAGGTGGGTGGACACGTTGATCTTGGTCATGCCGGCGCGGATCGCGGCCTGGATCTGCGCGTCGGAGGCGCCGGATGAACCGTGCAACACGAGCGGAACGGCGAGCGCGGAGTGCAGCCGGGCGATGAGCTCGGTGTCGAGGCTCGCGGAGCGCTCCGTCATGGCGTGCGATGACCCGACGGCGACGGCGAGGGCATCGACACCCGTCGCGGCGACGAAGCTCGCTGCCTCGGCCGGATCGGTCCGCACTCCCGGCGCGTGGGCGCCATCCTTTCCGCCGACCTTGCCGAGTTCGGCCTCGACGTAGACGCCGGCCGCATGGGCCCTCTCGGTGACCCTGGCCGTGATCTCGACGTTCTGCTCGTAGGGGAGGTGAGCCCCGTCGTACATCACCGATCCGAAGCCGAGCTCGATCGCGGCGTAGGCGAGTGACTCGTCCTCCGCGTGGTCGAGGTGCACGGCGACAGGGGCGCTTGAGGCCCGCGCGATGGCGAGCGTGGCCAGTGCGATCGGTTCGAGAGCGCCGTGGTAGCCGGCGCAGTTCTCCGAGATCTGCAGGATGACGGGGAGGCCGGCCCGCTCCGCGGCGGCGACCAGGGCTTCGGCAGTCTCGAGGTGGATCACGTTGAACGCGCCGATCCCGGTGCCGCCGGCCGCGGCATCCGACATCAGGGTGCGGGTGGGGGTCAGCGTCATGGTGTGCTCTCTGTCGCGTGCGGGATCGTGTGGCGTTCGATGATGAGCCGCTCGGCCAGTTCGGCGTGCAGCGGCGAGATCTCGCCGGCCAGCGGCATGAGGACGGCCGCGGCGGACCAGGCGGTGGCGCGGCGCAGGATCTCCTCGGTGCCGGGCGTGCCGGCGCCGAGTCCCTCGGCGCTCGCGGCCTCGGCGAAGCAGCTCGCGACGGCGGCGACGGCGGCGTCGCCCGCGCCGGTCGGGTTGCCGACGAGGGGTTCAGGCAGGCGCGCGCTGAGGTACTCGTCGCCGCTGCCGACGGCGATCATGCCGGCGCTGCCGAGCGAGAGCAGCACGAGGCCGGCCCCGCGGGCGATCAGGGAGCGTGCTGCCCGGATCGGGTCGCCGATGTCGGTCGCGGCGATGAGTTCCTCGCGGTTGGGCTTCAGCACGGTTGCGCCGGCGTCGGCCGCCGCGAGCAGTGCACTGCCTGACGTGTCGATGACGCTCGGGATGCCGCGGGCCGCGGCCATCCGGACGAGCGTGGGGTAGAAGTCGTCGCTGTCGTAGCTCGCAGCGTCGGAGCGGGGCGGCAGGCTGCCGGATCCGACCAGGCAGCTGGCATCGAGCGATGCAGCGTCGACGGCGTCGAGCAGCAGCCGCCACTCGGCGTCGCTGTGGTTCTCACCGAACTCGTTGAAGATGCTCGTCTCGTCGTTGCCGGCGTCGTAGAGGGCCAGGGAGCGCCTGGTGCTCGCCGCGACGGGGACGAGTTCGTGGGGCAGGCCGCTTGCGCGCAGCTCGAGCTCGAGCTCTGCGCCCGTGGTTCCGCCCGCCGTGGCGATGGCGAGCACCGCCGCGCCCTGCTGGTGGGCGACGCGCGCAACGTTCAGGCTCTTGCCGCCAGCGCGCGCCATGCCGCTCGGCACGCGGTGCGTCGCGCCTGGCTCGATGCGGTCCACCCACCAGGTCAGGTCGAGTGCCGCGTTCGGGGTGACGGTCAGGATCATGCGCCGTGCTCCGTCGTGGCGGAGAGGTCCCGTGCCCGCAGCGCGGCGCCGAGGAGGCCGGCGTCCTCTCCGATCTGGGCGCCGATCAGGCGGGGCCGGCGGTGGAAAGTGAGCATGCCGTCGAGGGTCCGCTCCAGCGGTTCGAAGAGCGCTGGGCCGGCCTGGGCCAGCCCACCGCCGAGCACCACGACCTCTGGTGCGATGATCGTGACGACCTGGCTGATGCCGAGGGCGAGGGCGTACACCGCGCCGTCCCACACGGCCTGGGCGGTCGCGTCTCCGGCCTGGGCGCGCTGCAGCACGGCGCGGGCGCCGTCGAGCGTCTCGCCGCTCAGCTCCGCGTAGCGGCGCACGATGGCGCCGGCGGATGCCAGCATCTCGA encodes:
- a CDS encoding sigma-70 family RNA polymerase sigma factor, giving the protein MTDHSSPEDGGATPPAVAASSDSQLIERCKQGDSPAFAELWKRHAAAGRTVARSFTSSLDPDDLVSESFTRIYQLLQKGRGPTAAFRPYLFTTIRNTASSWGRARRETSIDTLESFEDPSSSEDAGLLALDRGLTATAFRTLPTRWQEVLWYSEVESMTPAQIAPLLGMSANGVAALSYRAREGLRQAWIGAHLNAVSADDDCRWSIERLGTYTRGSLSPRDTTRLEKHLDDCARCTIAASEARDVGSRLALVLLPLTAGIGGAAAYAHWLQTGGPASQLAVGAMPASITAGGIAAGGTAVGSSTNSSGSVSGMTVAGIVGVVAVAAGVVAAVALGPTLFAQHPAPPSTVADGSLPTPDASPDGSPDESIAAPTPQPSTIPVPLPPEPELVEVDTPAPAAPPQPSASPTPSTPPVVPSAPAAPSVDGVDTGNSTLFPIVSGTADPGARVELTIAGVGRAATAPVTATADARTGAWSATITRGSDGAELGEGTHAVTARQLSAGIASSPSPATTFTLAAPPTLTTPLAGSEHREDELPALEFTGSPGAAIEFSVDGGSGWVGAVLDSEGLGVAAAPELSPGAATISLRHVGTGGRHGPASATSFTVTPEPERPAAPRFSVDTSGGRYFPIIAGNDAMPGAGIDVLVDGISTARATAGADGHWSVTVTGLAANTPYGVSVTQHTGGLSSAPEASAVEEFTLVPPEIVSPSDGAGIPLATDVVLLARGLPGAGFVVALSTSKSGVPFATDTRSVTLDAAGASTTNFDYRDRNYWDAGTLSVHYSDGTRGGPAASISLVRAP
- the nagA gene encoding N-acetylglucosamine-6-phosphate deacetylase gives rise to the protein MSTATVVIHSARLVSGGSIMRDAWVAFSGPLVLAVGAADGWRELAGPQTAVTDAGGHWLTPGFVDIHCHGAGGAAFDDGAEGIRTGLAVHRAHGTTRSVISLVTNTRANLLESLSVIAGLAATDPLVLGSHLEGPFLDLEFKGAHNESLLRQADAGELDAMLDAAAGTLRQITLAPELPGATAAIGRFVDAGVAVAVGHTAADYEQSRAAFDAGASILTHAFNGMRGIHHRAPGPVAAATHTPGVTLEVINDGTHVHPEVVRMAFASAPGRIALITDAMAATGSADGEYMLGALAVTVQGGVARLVEGGSIAGSTLTLDDAVRRAVNEVGVDMATAIDAVTAVPARTIGRAADLGALAVGFAADAVIMRDDFSVAAVWANGTPLPA
- a CDS encoding DeoR/GlpR family DNA-binding transcription regulator; its protein translation is MNRAERLNAVLDLLADTGQVEVDEIVSKLAVSPATARRDLDTLAEQQLLTRTRGGAVGQTVAYDLPLRYKHQQNADSKVMIAQYASAMTPRGAVVGLCGGTTSTAIASALGARADLMEAGPHANLTVVTNAINIAAQLAMRPQIKTVVTGGVVHSRSYELVGGYADVVLNSIALDIAFIGVNGIDPVLGPTAHDEREANVNRLMATRAARAVLVADSSKIGKKAFATMGDARLFGTLITDTGITPEQRAALTEHGYDVIIAE
- a CDS encoding class II fructose-bisphosphate aldolase; this encodes MTLTPTRTLMSDAAAGGTGIGAFNVIHLETAEALVAAAERAGLPVILQISENCAGYHGALEPIALATLAIARASSAPVAVHLDHAEDESLAYAAIELGFGSVMYDGAHLPYEQNVEITARVTERAHAAGVYVEAELGKVGGKDGAHAPGVRTDPAEAASFVAATGVDALAVAVGSSHAMTERSASLDTELIARLHSALAVPLVLHGSSGASDAQIQAAIRAGMTKINVSTHLNGHFTAAVREALTANPALVDSRKYVAPGRTAVTGEAARLLELFALRPSTGATTEGGTP
- a CDS encoding 1-phosphofructokinase family hexose kinase, coding for MILTVTPNAALDLTWWVDRIEPGATHRVPSGMARAGGKSLNVARVAHQQGAAVLAIATAGGTTGAELELELRASGLPHELVPVAASTRRSLALYDAGNDETSIFNEFGENHSDAEWRLLLDAVDAASLDASCLVGSGSLPPRSDAASYDSDDFYPTLVRMAAARGIPSVIDTSGSALLAAADAGATVLKPNREELIAATDIGDPIRAARSLIARGAGLVLLSLGSAGMIAVGSGDEYLSARLPEPLVGNPTGAGDAAVAAVASCFAEAASAEGLGAGTPGTEEILRRATAWSAAAVLMPLAGEISPLHAELAERLIIERHTIPHATESTP